From one Bacteroidota bacterium genomic stretch:
- a CDS encoding glycosyltransferase yields MKDNLFFSIVIPTYNRAAFILKSLDSVFQQDYTNFEVIVVNDGSTDNTLEVLRSITDSRLKILNITNSERAAARNRGVEIAKGDYVTFLDSDDKYYSNYLSNANTVLLNKNRPVFYHQAYEVRNTNGKKLNYDINYGDGIKFLLDGNPLSCLGVFIKREEALKFPFVEDRRLSGSEDWELWIRLSVHFGSVKDTTLTACLIAHDKRSVIQIELEKLLTRKKLLLHYIFQDKKVLEEFGKYENRIISHSYTYIALHLILDGHPFEGFKFLLKAIVLHPLCIIDRRMLGNWKTSPPITL; encoded by the coding sequence ATGAAGGATAATCTCTTTTTTTCAATTGTGATACCGACCTATAACAGGGCGGCATTTATATTAAAATCTCTTGATTCCGTCTTTCAACAAGATTATACGAATTTTGAAGTTATTGTTGTCAATGATGGTAGCACAGACAATACATTGGAAGTATTAAGAAGCATTACTGATTCCAGACTCAAAATACTAAACATTACAAATTCTGAAAGAGCAGCTGCACGCAACAGAGGCGTAGAAATTGCAAAAGGAGATTATGTGACATTTTTGGATTCAGATGATAAATATTATTCAAACTATCTTTCGAATGCGAATACTGTCCTCTTAAATAAAAACAGACCCGTATTTTATCATCAGGCGTATGAAGTGAGAAACACGAATGGAAAAAAACTCAACTATGACATCAACTATGGTGATGGCATAAAATTTCTACTGGATGGAAATCCATTAAGTTGTTTGGGAGTTTTTATTAAACGTGAGGAAGCCTTAAAATTTCCATTTGTAGAAGACCGCAGATTATCAGGATCTGAAGATTGGGAACTATGGATTCGGCTTTCTGTACATTTTGGCTCAGTAAAAGATACAACGCTTACCGCATGTTTAATTGCTCATGATAAAAGGAGTGTAATTCAAATAGAGCTGGAAAAACTACTAACCAGAAAAAAACTGCTGTTACACTATATTTTCCAGGATAAAAAAGTACTTGAAGAATTTGGGAAATATGAAAACCGCATCATTTCACATTCTTACACCTATATAGCATTACATTTAATTCTCGATGGACATCCATTTGAAGGATTTAAATTTCTTCTTAAAGCCATTGTACTTCATCCTCTATGTATAATAGACAGAAGAATGCTTGGGAATTGGAAAACATCTCCTCCTATCACTCTTTAA
- a CDS encoding glycosyltransferase family 4 protein has protein sequence MKDKIKITFVISGVDYSLGFLWLSKYIDTTKYDSSFIFLSKSSPALLQILRSKGIKSTFLPCRNKFDYFKIFLRLIVKFVKDKPDIVHAHLLEAGLISLAAARIAFIKKRIYTRHHATYNRIYYPHMVKFDKFINTIATHIIAISNNVAEVLIKSENVPPSKVVVIPHGFEFENFIHINKTSSALLREKYNNRGKRPVIGVISRFIELKGLQYIIPAFERILKTQPDALLIMANASGDYSNTINDLLSKLPSDSYIKIEFERDLFSLYSIFDYFIHAPIDPSVEAFGQVYIEALAAGIPSIFTLSGIAPDFIVDEKNALVVPFQNSEAIYSALKRLCENNSLKEKLVLQGREDVLNLFSFEKSLLKMYSIYEG, from the coding sequence ATGAAGGATAAAATTAAGATAACGTTTGTTATTTCCGGAGTTGATTATTCGCTCGGTTTTTTATGGCTTTCAAAATATATAGATACTACAAAGTATGATTCTAGTTTTATCTTTTTAAGTAAGTCATCTCCGGCACTTCTTCAGATACTAAGGAGTAAAGGAATAAAATCTACATTTTTACCCTGCAGAAATAAGTTCGATTACTTTAAAATATTTTTACGTCTGATAGTAAAATTTGTAAAAGATAAGCCGGATATCGTTCATGCACATCTGCTGGAAGCAGGATTAATTTCTCTCGCTGCAGCAAGAATAGCATTTATAAAAAAGAGGATATATACAAGGCATCATGCTACCTATAACCGGATTTACTATCCGCACATGGTAAAATTTGACAAATTCATTAATACGATCGCAACACATATCATTGCTATTTCCAATAATGTAGCTGAAGTACTGATAAAATCCGAAAATGTTCCCCCATCCAAGGTCGTTGTTATTCCACATGGATTCGAATTTGAAAACTTTATACACATCAATAAAACAAGCTCTGCTTTACTGAGGGAAAAATACAATAATAGAGGGAAGCGCCCGGTCATTGGAGTTATATCGCGATTTATTGAGTTAAAAGGTTTGCAGTATATCATTCCTGCCTTTGAAAGAATACTTAAAACTCAACCCGATGCTTTACTTATCATGGCTAATGCATCCGGTGATTACAGCAACACAATTAATGATTTACTCTCAAAACTGCCATCCGACAGTTACATAAAAATTGAATTTGAAAGAGATCTTTTTTCACTCTACAGTATTTTTGACTACTTCATACACGCTCCAATAGATCCGTCTGTTGAAGCATTTGGTCAGGTATATATAGAAGCTCTTGCTGCAGGAATTCCGTCGATCTTTACGTTATCCGGTATTGCTCCGGACTTTATAGTTGATGAAAAAAACGCCTTAGTTGTTCCATTTCAAAATTCAGAAGCGATATACAGTGCTTTGAAAAGATTATGTGAAAACAATTCGCTTAAAGAGAAATTAGTTTTACAGGGAAGAGAAGATGTGTTGAACTTATTTAGTTTTGAAAAATCACTACTCAAAATGTACAGTATTTATGAAGGATAA
- a CDS encoding class I SAM-dependent methyltransferase: MNHSHCILCNSKDISELEGYERHQLSKCQSCGFVFMSRIPSIDELHDHYKLYSYASDRTVSPLTIDSYNKLLDGMEKYRKLNTLIDVGCGKGWFLIEARKRGWKVYGTEFSDEAIRICTAAGIEMTKGDLRADAFEGLQFDVVFSSEVIEHVNNPRTQFQQMFAILRPGGLLYLTTPNFNCYLRFKFKADYNIIEYPEHLGYFTKSTLNFALKATGFVKRKLLTTGISLDRASYSKNAGTSAAVVPVKLIPRDESIRATMSKNRMMLLIKRMANFFLSVTGIGITLKASYQKPL, translated from the coding sequence ATGAACCATAGTCATTGTATTTTATGTAATTCAAAAGATATTTCAGAATTGGAAGGTTATGAAAGGCACCAATTGAGTAAATGTCAGTCCTGCGGTTTTGTGTTTATGTCAAGAATACCAAGCATTGATGAACTTCATGATCATTATAAATTATATTCCTATGCGTCAGACCGCACCGTTTCACCCCTGACTATTGATTCGTACAATAAGCTATTGGATGGTATGGAGAAGTACCGTAAGTTGAATACACTTATTGATGTGGGTTGTGGCAAAGGTTGGTTTTTAATTGAAGCGCGGAAAAGAGGTTGGAAAGTGTACGGGACAGAGTTTTCGGATGAAGCAATCAGGATTTGTACGGCTGCAGGTATTGAGATGACAAAAGGAGACTTGAGAGCGGATGCGTTTGAAGGTTTACAGTTTGATGTTGTTTTTTCATCGGAAGTCATTGAACATGTCAATAATCCCCGTACACAATTTCAACAAATGTTTGCTATTCTGCGTCCCGGTGGGCTGTTGTATTTAACAACACCAAATTTTAACTGCTATTTAAGGTTTAAGTTTAAAGCAGATTATAATATTATTGAGTACCCCGAACATCTCGGTTATTTTACTAAGTCAACCCTGAATTTCGCCTTAAAAGCCACTGGTTTTGTAAAGCGGAAATTGCTTACGACCGGAATAAGTCTGGACCGCGCAAGTTATAGTAAAAATGCCGGGACTTCAGCAGCTGTTGTTCCTGTTAAATTGATACCAAGAGATGAATCGATAAGAGCTACTATGTCCAAAAACAGAATGATGTTATTAATAAAAAGAATGGCTAATTTCTTTCTTTCTGTGACAGGTATTGGAATTACGCTAAAAGCATCGTATCAAAAGCCCCTCTAA
- a CDS encoding oligosaccharide flippase family protein has product MSSARSTKVLILTIGNGINVLINFLTLPYLVRTLSYLNYGSYGQVLMILGLIQEFSLLI; this is encoded by the coding sequence ATGAGTTCAGCACGTTCAACAAAAGTTTTAATTCTTACAATCGGCAATGGAATTAATGTGCTGATTAATTTTTTGACACTACCTTATCTCGTACGTACATTAAGTTATTTAAATTATGGGTCTTATGGACAGGTCTTAATGATTCTTGGATTGATTCAGGAGTTTTCACTTTTAATCTGA
- a CDS encoding oligosaccharide flippase family protein produces the protein MFRITILLSVLGSVFMIVSIPIVELVFSNDLIPRLLLLSLLNLFSQIPIPILISVLIYFGRVKHTAAILIFSNIFKVAVMFCSIKFFDSIELMMIGLSIASLIQVILLFYSVPTEVRKLNFYNKPLAGKFFKMATPLAVSSLIEKSLFYIDGIMISAMLGTTAYAFYRAGAIEVPFIATLYGAVSTIVMPEVAKYFADKNYKEIVRLKSSAISTTVFFVYPVLIYFLFFSYPLVSFIFLRSI, from the coding sequence TTGTTTAGAATTACCATTCTGTTGAGTGTATTAGGTTCTGTTTTTATGATTGTATCAATTCCTATTGTTGAATTGGTTTTTTCGAATGATTTAATTCCACGATTGTTATTGTTGTCGTTATTGAATTTGTTTAGTCAAATTCCTATTCCTATTCTCATATCCGTACTGATTTATTTTGGCAGAGTGAAGCATACTGCAGCTATTTTAATTTTTTCAAATATTTTTAAAGTAGCGGTCATGTTTTGCTCAATTAAATTTTTCGATTCAATTGAACTCATGATGATAGGATTAAGCATTGCCAGTTTAATACAAGTCATATTGTTATTTTATTCAGTTCCAACGGAAGTTCGAAAACTAAATTTTTATAATAAACCTCTTGCAGGGAAATTTTTTAAAATGGCAACCCCTTTAGCCGTTTCCTCTTTAATTGAGAAATCATTGTTCTACATTGATGGTATCATGATTTCAGCAATGTTAGGTACTACTGCTTATGCTTTTTACAGAGCCGGCGCGATTGAAGTGCCTTTCATTGCAACTTTGTATGGTGCGGTTTCTACCATTGTAATGCCAGAGGTAGCCAAGTACTTTGCGGATAAGAATTATAAGGAAATAGTTAGATTGAAAAGTAGTGCTATTTCAACCACCGTTTTTTTTGTTTACCCGGTTTTGATATACTTCTTGTTCTTTTCCTACCCTCTGGTTTCTTTTATCTTTCTGAGAAGTATATAA
- a CDS encoding polysaccharide biosynthesis C-terminal domain-containing protein, with protein MLIRINDYQDVLIVSGNSRFIFKSVVFTTILNLILNYVLIKLFGVEGSAMAFIICLVIFAGLLTWKSIRIMNCKFTDLFDLQLIIKISIVSVALVLAVYSLHFYFFKGVWFIIFVAPVYALIVFFTGVKLNLLHPALLENLKLRLGKIMKLLKWA; from the coding sequence TTGCTCATTCGAATTAATGATTATCAGGATGTACTGATTGTGAGTGGAAATAGTAGATTTATTTTCAAGTCAGTGGTATTTACAACAATTTTAAATTTGATTTTAAATTATGTTCTAATTAAACTGTTTGGTGTAGAAGGTAGTGCCATGGCATTTATAATTTGCCTTGTAATTTTTGCAGGATTACTCACCTGGAAATCTATACGCATTATGAACTGCAAATTCACTGATCTGTTTGATTTACAATTGATTATTAAAATATCAATCGTTTCAGTCGCTCTGGTTTTAGCCGTGTATTCCCTTCATTTTTATTTCTTTAAGGGAGTTTGGTTCATTATATTTGTTGCTCCTGTGTATGCGCTGATTGTCTTTTTTACAGGTGTTAAACTGAACTTATTGCATCCCGCATTACTTGAGAATTTGAAATTGAGGTTAGGAAAAATAATGAAGCTGTTGAAATGGGCTTAG
- a CDS encoding asparagine synthase: MRDEGKYIEKVLAEINVQPYHVFLTPEGLIGELDKVCYYQEEPFGSTSVIAQWEVMKLAKKNDVTVLMDGQGADEVLAGYFYYFDSFFSSLFRNDKSEFFRQRSCFKELYGRKHSLNASMMLDTFLPKAKPFLREVKNKWVPSEYLKQFHSDFSHEYRNITFRYEHSNDLNESLYFILFKGGLQNLLRYADRNAMANSVEVRLPFLYHELVEFVFSLPDNFKLRDGWTKFLLRESMKNILPEEICWRKEKVGFEPPAYKSINAESIQLGIEMLAGRNLLNRKSALESLSWEYVQISKLFS, translated from the coding sequence GTGAGAGACGAAGGTAAATACATTGAAAAAGTGCTTGCAGAAATTAACGTACAACCTTATCATGTTTTTTTGACACCGGAAGGACTGATAGGTGAATTGGATAAAGTATGTTACTATCAGGAAGAACCTTTTGGAAGTACGAGCGTGATTGCGCAGTGGGAAGTGATGAAACTCGCAAAGAAAAATGATGTCACTGTTTTAATGGATGGTCAAGGTGCCGATGAAGTGCTTGCAGGGTATTTCTATTATTTTGATAGTTTCTTTAGTTCTCTTTTTCGAAATGATAAAAGTGAATTCTTTCGACAAAGAAGTTGTTTCAAAGAACTTTACGGCAGAAAACATAGCTTAAATGCTTCTATGATGTTGGATACTTTTTTACCCAAGGCAAAGCCTTTTCTACGTGAGGTTAAAAATAAATGGGTTCCATCAGAATATTTGAAGCAATTTCATTCCGATTTTTCTCATGAATATAGAAATATAACTTTTAGATATGAACATTCTAATGACTTGAATGAATCTTTGTATTTCATACTATTTAAAGGAGGACTGCAAAATTTATTGCGTTATGCTGATCGTAATGCAATGGCAAATAGTGTAGAGGTCAGGTTGCCTTTTCTGTATCATGAACTCGTGGAGTTTGTTTTTAGCCTCCCTGATAATTTTAAATTACGAGACGGTTGGACAAAGTTTTTATTGCGCGAGTCGATGAAGAATATCTTGCCGGAAGAGATTTGCTGGAGGAAGGAAAAGGTAGGCTTTGAGCCACCGGCCTATAAGTCGATAAATGCCGAAAGTATTCAGTTGGGAATCGAAATGCTTGCCGGTAGAAATTTATTGAATAGAAAGAGTGCGCTGGAGAGTTTGTCGTGGGAATATGTTCAAATCTCAAAGCTGTTTTCATGA
- a CDS encoding FkbM family methyltransferase has product MDRALPFLTSGKGYTNFFVKCIPQNYQYPPRTFRKVVRHGVGYNLDISEYMEWVIYFDLNVEHRNELYPLIKPGFVIFDVGTNIGETLMSFAHLVGKGGFVYGFEPVPFTYAKCMDNLALNSFSNVKVENIALSDRAEKLFFDPLTYNNSGGIYMRKDADQEGGMVEAITLDEFVERNSITRLDFLKIDVEGFELNVLKGAVNSCKKFRPVLFIEVNSLNLSRQGVTSKDLINLIVSYGYHIHKVDEKEMDSTGLEHYDIIATYGNT; this is encoded by the coding sequence ATGGATAGAGCACTACCATTTTTGACAAGTGGAAAGGGCTATACTAATTTTTTCGTCAAATGTATTCCTCAAAATTATCAATACCCACCTCGTACATTCAGAAAGGTGGTCCGACATGGTGTGGGTTATAATTTGGATATTTCAGAGTACATGGAGTGGGTGATTTATTTTGATTTGAATGTGGAACATCGTAATGAATTATATCCACTCATTAAACCCGGTTTTGTTATTTTCGATGTAGGTACCAATATCGGTGAAACATTAATGAGTTTTGCCCATTTGGTTGGAAAAGGCGGATTCGTTTACGGGTTTGAGCCGGTGCCTTTTACGTATGCTAAGTGTATGGATAACCTTGCTCTCAACTCTTTTTCGAACGTTAAAGTGGAGAATATTGCCCTTTCTGATAGAGCTGAAAAACTTTTTTTTGATCCATTGACTTATAATAATAGTGGGGGTATCTACATGCGTAAGGATGCAGACCAGGAAGGAGGAATGGTAGAAGCTATTACACTAGATGAATTTGTGGAAAGAAATAGCATCACCCGATTGGATTTTCTTAAAATTGATGTGGAAGGATTTGAATTGAATGTACTCAAAGGCGCAGTAAATTCCTGTAAGAAATTCAGACCGGTATTATTCATTGAGGTGAATAGCCTGAATCTTTCCAGGCAGGGAGTGACATCAAAAGATTTAATTAACTTGATTGTTTCATATGGTTACCATATTCACAAAGTGGACGAAAAGGAAATGGATTCCACCGGATTGGAACATTATGATATTATCGCCACCTACGGAAATACATAG
- a CDS encoding PKD domain-containing protein, translating into MNRIYAVIIFILSLSGTEMAAQCPTPSFTAPDSACKGTSVLFSNASTGSNLSYSWDFNAADTRFVPAGGITGTYPTEIATSTGIDFMKENNNYIGFNLKSFASLVRIEYGNSLSNTPVFTSLGDVGGMIGSGNQDFILFHENGNYYGLINTVFGQLTRVSFGNSLLNTPTATAVTLPPGLFASPSNMALKKMGNDVIVLIANISGGNVTVINFGTSITNNTPAGYNIAVPGTSPITTALVNDCGHMYGYVAYVSASPITIIDFGNAVTSTPVQISDFTFSTQYAYRKINMINEAGNWILQCNTYGGELFHAFHLGTNAGNTTPIYQNQGTIGAFGSGFWTYAIKKNESEIGGIACNYNTGELSWFKYPQIGNVISEVSSDENPMTIFNDSGNFVYSLTITDTVSGFATTIRDSIYISEAPSSSFTSTAACTSAPTSFASTSTGNPTIYDWNFGDGQTGSDSTLSNIYTTSGNYDVTLISINSAGCRDTATSQITVNDPPVSDFLFANNSCAGASIVFTDNSTTSAGSLTSWSWVFSPLDTLTGNQVNYSYNSDGSFPVQLFIEASTGCIDSTLKYVNVVPGPIVSFSVSNTCLGDTVNFTNSTVITGGINIDYVWNFTSTDTSSLVHPTFAFSPLQAGDYPVVLTATATNGCIDTMTDTIHIGPPATTYFHIDDDTICANSGVVLTDSSSIANGETVIRRTWDFGDGQSDSLLSTISHTYATAGTYFVTLTLQTKTNCSSSLTKTIHVISSPEADFSFTDICEGGTAEFVDLSLSGSSLPISNWSWSFGDTNTSVLQNPMNQYTDTGNYSVALTVSDNNGCSDTISKTIIVYPNPTVYFTTSKACTYNEITFTDSSTISSTQIIDWTWNFGDGTILGGVQDPQHIFTQSAAYPVQLIATTDQGCRDSIIKLIAVDESPEFQLLTSKACFGNPNSFNFTPIGSVVTNPGYNWDFGDSTSSLQAQPSHTYTFSGLKTVIFTYTNLNNGCSLNDTLIAEVIPNPVSDFITDSTCVGDTIFLNDNSSSAIDPINQWKWKSTNFPVQATLQNQSIVTTTSGIFNVQLEVISNYGCKDSISKNVVVFNLPQTSFTTDPDFGSPPHQVTFTNTSDSGFYLWDFGDGSPISTNASPIHVFSDTGTFTIHLITTSGKGCIDSAQSTVLVLLPYLDIAVESSNYLETVDAYEVTATFRNLGNITIENFDINAFLQSKSPVSEYIDNVNILPGNQTNIKLKTRFLKDASAPEFICVKVTNVNHTTDAISANNEDCSSTAKSQEILGAYPNPNDGIFIIPVNSIDEKEINIQITDVYGQFVREAQLFSLAKGFNRLQMDISDLPSGSYILSIIDGEDTYYQKIIKR; encoded by the coding sequence ATGAACAGAATATACGCAGTAATTATCTTCATCTTATCACTATCGGGAACTGAAATGGCGGCACAATGCCCGACTCCATCGTTCACTGCTCCCGACTCCGCCTGTAAAGGTACTTCTGTTTTATTTTCAAATGCCTCTACCGGAAGTAATTTATCCTATAGTTGGGATTTTAATGCTGCAGATACGCGTTTTGTTCCTGCGGGAGGAATCACGGGAACATATCCGACAGAAATTGCTACAAGTACAGGGATAGACTTCATGAAAGAAAACAATAATTATATTGGATTCAACTTAAAATCATTTGCAAGTTTAGTCAGGATTGAATACGGAAATTCCCTCTCCAACACTCCTGTATTTACAAGTCTCGGCGATGTGGGCGGAATGATTGGCTCCGGTAACCAGGACTTCATATTATTTCATGAAAATGGAAATTACTATGGCTTAATAAATACCGTCTTTGGACAATTGACAAGAGTTTCATTTGGAAACAGTCTTCTAAATACACCTACAGCTACTGCGGTAACATTACCGCCGGGATTATTTGCATCACCTTCCAATATGGCCCTTAAAAAAATGGGAAACGATGTTATAGTACTCATAGCAAATATTTCAGGTGGCAATGTCACGGTGATCAATTTCGGAACATCCATTACCAACAATACTCCGGCCGGCTATAATATTGCTGTTCCCGGAACCAGCCCAATAACTACTGCATTGGTGAACGACTGCGGACATATGTACGGGTATGTTGCTTATGTAAGCGCATCACCAATAACGATAATTGATTTCGGAAATGCGGTAACTTCAACACCTGTTCAAATTTCTGATTTCACGTTTAGCACGCAGTATGCTTATCGAAAAATCAATATGATCAATGAAGCCGGAAACTGGATACTGCAATGCAACACCTACGGTGGTGAGTTGTTCCATGCTTTTCATCTTGGTACCAATGCGGGAAACACAACGCCCATCTATCAAAACCAAGGAACCATTGGAGCCTTTGGATCCGGTTTTTGGACATATGCAATTAAGAAAAACGAAAGTGAAATTGGAGGTATTGCCTGTAATTACAATACCGGCGAACTTTCCTGGTTTAAATACCCACAAATAGGAAATGTAATTTCTGAAGTTTCTTCAGATGAAAACCCCATGACAATTTTTAATGATTCGGGAAACTTTGTTTATAGTTTAACTATAACCGACACGGTAAGCGGTTTTGCCACAACAATCAGGGACTCCATCTACATTAGTGAAGCACCCTCTTCTTCTTTTACCAGTACAGCTGCTTGTACCTCTGCTCCCACTTCTTTTGCCAGTACAAGCACCGGAAATCCTACTATCTATGATTGGAATTTTGGAGATGGTCAAACAGGGAGTGATAGTACTCTTTCAAATATCTATACAACTTCAGGCAACTATGATGTGACGCTGATCTCCATTAATAGTGCAGGGTGTCGCGATACAGCAACCAGTCAAATCACAGTAAATGACCCTCCCGTTTCCGATTTCCTATTTGCAAACAATTCTTGCGCTGGCGCATCTATTGTATTCACAGATAACTCCACCACTTCAGCGGGGTCACTTACCAGTTGGTCATGGGTTTTTTCACCTCTTGATACATTAACAGGAAATCAGGTAAACTATAGTTATAATTCAGATGGTTCTTTTCCTGTACAACTATTTATTGAAGCCAGTACCGGTTGCATAGATTCTACTTTAAAATATGTCAATGTTGTTCCGGGTCCAATTGTTTCGTTTTCAGTTTCCAATACTTGTCTGGGAGACACCGTTAATTTCACTAATTCTACCGTAATAACAGGTGGAATTAACATTGACTATGTATGGAATTTTACTTCAACCGATACCAGCTCACTTGTTCATCCAACTTTCGCTTTCTCACCATTACAGGCCGGTGACTATCCGGTGGTATTGACTGCAACTGCTACTAATGGATGCATCGACACCATGACGGATACTATTCATATTGGTCCTCCGGCAACCACTTATTTTCACATTGACGATGATACCATTTGTGCTAATAGTGGTGTAGTATTAACGGATTCCAGCAGTATAGCAAATGGAGAAACCGTCATTCGCAGAACATGGGACTTTGGTGATGGACAAAGCGACAGTTTACTTTCCACCATCAGTCATACCTATGCTACCGCAGGGACCTATTTCGTTACTCTTACCTTACAAACTAAAACGAACTGTTCTTCCTCTCTAACAAAAACTATTCATGTAATTTCAAGTCCGGAAGCCGACTTCAGTTTCACCGATATTTGCGAAGGTGGAACGGCAGAGTTTGTAGACCTAAGCCTTAGTGGATCGTCACTACCTATCAGTAACTGGAGTTGGTCCTTTGGAGACACCAACACCTCTGTATTACAGAATCCGATGAATCAATATACAGACACCGGCAATTATTCTGTTGCATTGACAGTATCAGACAATAATGGATGTAGCGATACTATTTCCAAAACGATCATTGTGTATCCAAATCCTACAGTGTACTTTACTACCAGCAAGGCCTGTACGTATAATGAAATCACCTTCACTGACAGCAGTACAATAAGTTCCACACAAATCATTGACTGGACATGGAATTTTGGCGATGGAACTATTTTAGGAGGCGTTCAGGATCCTCAGCATATATTTACCCAATCAGCAGCTTATCCTGTTCAGCTTATTGCCACTACAGATCAAGGGTGTAGGGATAGTATCATTAAATTAATAGCTGTAGATGAGTCGCCGGAATTTCAATTGTTAACTTCTAAAGCATGTTTTGGAAATCCCAACAGTTTCAACTTTACTCCTATTGGTAGTGTGGTAACAAACCCGGGCTACAATTGGGATTTTGGAGATTCAACTTCATCCTTGCAAGCGCAACCGTCGCATACCTATACATTCTCAGGTCTAAAAACTGTTATATTCACCTACACCAATTTAAACAATGGATGTTCTTTAAATGACACTCTTATAGCAGAAGTGATTCCCAATCCGGTTTCTGATTTCATAACCGATTCGACTTGTGTAGGTGATACCATTTTTTTAAACGACAACAGCAGTTCGGCTATAGATCCCATCAATCAATGGAAATGGAAATCAACAAATTTCCCGGTTCAGGCAACCTTGCAAAATCAATCCATAGTAACAACGACATCAGGGATTTTTAACGTACAATTAGAAGTCATCAGCAATTATGGTTGTAAGGACTCTATAAGTAAAAACGTAGTTGTTTTTAACTTGCCTCAAACCAGTTTTACCACTGACCCTGACTTTGGCTCACCCCCACATCAGGTAACATTTACTAATACTTCAGATTCCGGTTTTTATTTATGGGATTTTGGCGACGGTTCACCGATAAGCACAAATGCCTCTCCGATACATGTGTTTTCAGACACCGGCACCTTTACCATACACCTTATCACCACTTCAGGTAAAGGATGCATAGACAGTGCACAGTCCACGGTATTAGTCTTACTTCCTTATCTAGATATTGCTGTAGAATCCAGCAATTACCTGGAAACTGTGGATGCTTATGAGGTAACTGCTACGTTTAGAAATTTAGGAAATATAACGATAGAAAATTTTGATATAAATGCATTTCTCCAATCGAAGAGTCCTGTTTCAGAATACATTGATAATGTCAATATTCTTCCGGGAAATCAGACCAACATAAAATTAAAAACCAGATTCCTGAAAGATGCCAGTGCACCGGAATTCATTTGTGTAAAAGTGACCAACGTCAATCATACCACAGATGCTATAAGTGCAAATAATGAAGATTGTTCCTCTACAGCAAAATCACAAGAAATCCTGGGAGCATATCCAAATCCAAATGACGGAATTTTTATTATACCTGTAAACTCGATTGATGAAAAAGAAATAAATATTCAAATTACTGATGTTTATGGGCAATTTGTCAGAGAAGCTCAACTCTTCTCATTAGCCAAGGGATTTAATCGTCTCCAGATGGATATCAGTGATCTTCCATCAGGATCTTATATTTTAAGTATTATTGATGGAGAAGATACGTATTATCAGAAAATCATAAAAAGATAA
- the rdgB gene encoding RdgB/HAM1 family non-canonical purine NTP pyrophosphatase, whose product MRLVLATNNPHKVKEIRKILPESFELLDLKQAGVTEELPETSGTIEGNAIQKALRVWELTGMQCVADDSGLEVEVLGGKPGVDSAHFAGLPRNDARNVIFLLDQLEGVQNRRAGFRTVLAYVQNGEVFTFEGTVQGVISNAQRGTGGFGYDPVFVPEGYEKSFAELPAEVKNSISHRANALKLFHDFIVKR is encoded by the coding sequence ATCCGTTTGGTGCTGGCCACAAATAACCCGCACAAAGTGAAAGAAATACGAAAAATCCTCCCCGAAAGTTTCGAATTGCTCGACTTAAAGCAGGCCGGTGTGACAGAGGAATTACCCGAGACTTCCGGTACGATTGAGGGTAACGCGATTCAAAAGGCATTAAGAGTTTGGGAATTGACTGGTATGCAATGTGTTGCGGATGATAGTGGTCTGGAGGTGGAAGTCCTTGGCGGTAAGCCGGGTGTTGATTCAGCGCATTTTGCCGGTCTCCCGCGAAACGATGCACGAAATGTAATTTTTTTACTGGATCAGCTGGAAGGTGTTCAAAATCGTCGAGCCGGCTTTCGAACGGTACTCGCTTATGTTCAAAATGGAGAGGTCTTTACCTTTGAAGGCACCGTTCAGGGTGTAATTTCCAACGCGCAACGAGGGACAGGTGGCTTTGGATACGATCCGGTATTTGTTCCGGAGGGCTATGAGAAGTCATTCGCAGAATTGCCTGCCGAAGTGAAAAACTCGATTTCTCATAGAGCAAATGCATTGAAATTATTTCATGATTTCATCGTTAAACGGTAA